One region of Eupeodes corollae chromosome 1, idEupCoro1.1, whole genome shotgun sequence genomic DNA includes:
- the LOC129939782 gene encoding uncharacterized protein LOC129939782, whose amino-acid sequence MSDSEEDWFDKDEDEIVKSIKKQDDGKPPVEYIECATNYEPMYDFSSSNVKSLSFKKLNLMATMEPLDAFLEVGTSEFLRSFNVNTKLDSIMLILKIFGNLSRLHLQLPDFVSDCMHVFVEDECLNRNITNLAKKLFGPSHSKFWVESNIDVNDLIKDLISIFERSFEFGLQNDKLKKLIDQILATLASAKQVENIVEFKDKLLDLEKQFKQPVAMRRTEESEIFPTLDDLHTDKVAVLKPNIVNGKLVKCILK is encoded by the exons TTGGTTCGACAAAGATGAGGACGAAATCGTCAAAAGCATCAAAAAGCAGGATGACGGAAAACCACCAGTGGAGTACATCGAATGTGCCACAAACTACGAGCCTatgt ATGATTTTTCCAGCTCTAATGTCAAATCGCTATCGTTCAAAAAACTAAACCTCATGGCCACTATGGAACCTCTGGACGCATTCCTCGAAGTTGGCACGAGTGAATTTCTGCGAAGTTTCAACGTCAACACCAAGCTCGATTCGATAATGCTTATTTTGAAGATCTTTGGGAATCTTTCGCGTCTGCATCTTCAGTTGCCGGACTTTGTTTCGGATTGCATGCATGTTTTTGTTGAAGATGAGTGTCTCAATCGCAACATAACCAACTTGGCGAAAAAGCTTTTCGGCCCGTCTCACTCTAAGTTTTGGGTAGAGAGCAACATTGACGTCAACGATTTgattaaagatttaatttcgatttttgaGAGATCTTTTGAGTTCGGTCTGCAAAATGATAAACTCAAAAAACTCATTGACCAGATACTGGCTACCTTGGCTTCTGCTAAACAAGTTGAAAATATTGTAGAATTCAAGGATAAGCTTCTAGACTTGGAAAAGCAGTTTAAACAACCCGTTGCGATGAGAAGAACCGAAGAATCGGAG ATATTCCCCACTTTGGACGATTTACACACCGATAAAGTTGCTGTTTTAAAACCAAACATTGTCAATGGTAAGTTagttaaatgcattttaaagtaa